The Lycium barbarum isolate Lr01 chromosome 12, ASM1917538v2, whole genome shotgun sequence genome includes a region encoding these proteins:
- the LOC132622688 gene encoding uncharacterized protein At4g06744-like, producing the protein MRARNFFLFGSSHFISTTLLAAQLLLFFFVSNSSFFHATAVEIIIGDVPPIAPSYPPSNGDDDPLCPPPPPPPEPICPSPSPSPSPPPPPPPPIVPSPPKKNPPPPPPPIVPSPPKKNPPPPPPPIVPSPPKKNPPPPPPSPPKVPPPPKQTPSPSPSPSPLLASAISVIQRFKKTITSDPYGITETWVGNDICKNKTAYKGFICDKKKVVAINFNGFNFGGKNLSLKNLIEKIKTLVIIHVNSNNFTGDIPYDISPLNLPKLFEFDLSNNKYVGSFPKPVLGATNLTYLDLRFNYLTGPVDPQVFTLDLDVLFLNNNGFSGEIPKNFGYTAAHFLTLANNKFTGEIPKSIGKSCETLLEVLFLNNQLSGCLPVEIGLLRLATVFDASKNKLTGPIPHSFGCLKDMELLNLSDNKLYGEVPETLCKLKKLEKLKLKNNYFTQVGPECRKLITKKVLNISMNCIIDAENQRNPDECEAFFLKKNKCEDMNSIRNYVPCKIPKFSSTQNSKRGAKARSTTYAAIKKPHL; encoded by the coding sequence ATGAGGGCAAGAAACTTTTTCTTATTTGGCAGCAGCCACTTTATTTCTACAACATTATTAGCAGCTCAATTATTACTCTTCTTCTTTGTCTCAAACTCCTCATTCTTCCATGCAACTGCAGTAGAAATCATAATAGGAGATGTCCCTCCCATTGCACCTTCTTATCCTCCTTCTAATGGTGATGATGATCCACTATGccctccccctccccctcctCCAGAGCCAATAtgcccctccccctccccctcaccctcacccccacccccacccccgccTCCAATAGTTCCTTCTCCTCCCAAAAaaaacccacccccacccccacctccaATAGTTCCTTCTCCTCCCAAAAAAAACCCACCCCCACCTCCACCTCCAATAGTTCCTTCTCCTCCCAAAAaaaacccacccccacccccaccctcaccTCCAAAGGTTCCTCCTCCTCCTAAACAGACACCATCCCCATCCCCATCCCCATCCCCTCTGCTAGCATCAGCCATAAGTGTCATTCAAAGATTCAAGAAGACAATAACTAGTGACCCCTATGGCATAACAGAAACATGGGTAGGCAATGACATTTGCAAAAACAAAACCGCGTACAAAGGTTTCATTTGCgacaaaaaaaaagttgttgccaTCAATTTCAATGGTTTCAATTTTGGTGGAAAAAATCTATCCTTAAAAAATCTCATTgaaaaaatcaagactttagtcatcatCCATGTCAACTCCAACAATTTTACTGGTGATATACCTTATGATATATCACCCCTTAATCTCCCTAAACTTTTCGAATTCGATTTGAGTAACAACAAGTATGTTGGTTCTTTCCCAAAACCTGTTCTTGGTGCTACAAATTTAACTTATTTGGATCTCAGGTTCAACTATTTAACAGGTCCAGTTGACCCTCAAGTATTCACACTAGACCTTGATGTGCTTTTTCTCAACAACAATGGCTTTTCTGGTGAAATACCAAAAAATTTTGGCTATACTGCTGCCCATTTTCTCACGTTAGCCAACAATAAATTCACTGGTGAAATCCCAAAAAGCATTGGCAAATCCTGTGAAACACTCCTTGAGGTTTTGTTCTTGAATAATCAACTTTCTGGTTGTTTGCCTGTTGAGATAGGGTTGTTACGACTAGCAACTGTATTTGATGCTAGTAAGAATAAACTAACGGGTCCGATACCGCACTCTTTCGGGTGCTTAAAGGACATGGAACTGTTAAACCTGTCTGACAATAAGTTGTATGGTGAAGTGCCTGAAACATTGTGCAAGCTCAAGAAATTGGAGAAACTCAAATTGAAAAACAATTATTTCACACAAGTTGGACCGGAATGTCGAAAGCTGATAACTAAGAAGGTTCTTAATATTAGCATGAATTGCATTATTGATGCTGAGAACCAGAGAAATCCTGATGAATGTGAAGCTTTCTTCTTGAAGAAGAATAAATGCGAGGACATGAATTCAATTAGAAACTATGTACCTTGTAAAATTCCTAAGTTCTCGTCTACGCAGAATTCTAAACGTGGTGCAAAGGCTCGCTCAACTACTTATGCTGCCATTAAAAAACCTCACCTCTGA
- the LOC132624313 gene encoding uncharacterized protein LOC132624313 — translation MGDLTPNLNATATATPTPLEVVPVLPESTPENERFVVTEAWKHSDFLCKNYILSGLEDNLYNVYSNVGTSKELWDALEKKYKTEDAGLKKLIAVKFLDYKMVDGKSIDTQVQKLHVIIHDLLAEGLVISDEFQVAAVIEKLPPSWNNNNKGLQKLLETQAKGDDTGRSHRLRKKASGLRNYPNKKKFKGNCHNCGKIGHKDTDCRASKKDKKKGQANMVETNEEVYDLCAMLSECNLVGNLKE, via the exons ATGGGAGACCTAACTCCAAATTTGAATGCTACTGCTACTGCCACACCAACCCCCTTG GAGGTCGTTCCGGTTCTGCCGGAATCAACACCTGAGAATGAACGTTTTGTTGTAACTGAGGCTTGGAAGCACTCAGATTTTTTATGCAAGAATTATATTCTTAGCGGACTGGAGGATAATCTTTACAACGTATATAGTAATGTGGGAACATCAAAAGAACTATGGGATGCGttggaaaagaaatataaaactGAAGATGCCGGATTAAAGAAGCTTATCGCTGTCAAGTTCCTAGACTATAAAATGGTAGATGGCAAGTCTATTGATACTCAAGTTCAAAAATTGCATGTTATCATCCACGATCTCCTCGCTGAAG GTTTGGTTATTAGTGACGAGTTTCAAGTTGCGGCAGTGATAGAGAAGTTGCCTCCTTcatggaacaacaacaacaaaggactTCAAAAATTACTTGAAACACAAGCGAAAGGAGATGACACTGGAAGGTCTCATCGTCTG aggaaaaaggcaTCGGGATTAAGGAACTATCCCAACAAGAAGAAATTCAAGGGAAACTGCCACAATTGTGGGAAAATCGGACACAAAGATACAGACTGTCGTGCTTCGAAAAAGGATAAGAAGAAGGGTCAGGCTAATATGGTTGAAACAAACGAGGAAGTTTATGACTTGTGCGCTATGTTGTCTGAGTGCAACCTAGTGGGAAATCTGAAGGAGTGA